A single region of the Halobacterium wangiae genome encodes:
- the thsA gene encoding thermosome subunit alpha, translating to MAQQMGNQPLIVLSEDSQRTSGKDAQSMNITAGKAVAEAVRTTLGPKGMDKMLVDSTGEVVVTNDGVTILKEMDIEHPAANMIVEVAETQETEVGDGTTSAVVVSGELLSEAEDLLEQDIHATTLAQGYRQAAEQAKEFLEDAAIDVSADDTETLEKIAATAMTGKGAENAKDVLSTLVVSAVQSVADDDSVDTDNVKVEKVTGGAIENSELIEGVIVDKTRVSENMPFGVEDARIALVDDGLEIQETEIDTEVNVTDPDQLQQFLDQEEEQLKAMVDSLSEAGANVVFVDGGIDDMAQHYLAKEGILAVRRVKSDDFTRLSRATGATPVSNVKEIDADDLGDAGSVAQKDIGGDERIFVEDVEEAKSVTLVLRGGTEHVVDEVERAIDDSLGVVRVTLEDGKVLPGGGAPETELAMELRDFADSVGGREQLAVEAFADALEVIPRTLAENAGHDPIDSLVDLRSQHDGGDKAAGLDAYTGDVVTMTDDGVVEPLRVKTQAIESATEAAVMILRIDDVIAAGDLVGGQVGDDDGDDGPAGGPGGMGGGMGGMGGMGGAM from the coding sequence ATGGCGCAGCAAATGGGCAACCAGCCGCTGATCGTCCTCTCCGAGGACAGTCAGCGCACCTCTGGCAAAGACGCACAGTCGATGAACATCACCGCCGGCAAAGCGGTCGCGGAAGCCGTCCGCACCACGCTCGGCCCGAAGGGGATGGACAAGATGCTCGTGGACTCCACGGGCGAGGTCGTCGTCACGAACGACGGCGTCACCATCCTCAAGGAGATGGACATCGAGCACCCGGCGGCCAACATGATCGTCGAGGTCGCCGAGACCCAGGAGACCGAGGTCGGCGACGGCACCACCTCCGCCGTCGTCGTCTCCGGTGAACTCCTCTCGGAAGCCGAGGACCTCCTCGAGCAGGACATCCACGCCACCACGCTCGCGCAGGGTTACCGCCAGGCCGCAGAGCAGGCCAAGGAGTTCCTCGAGGACGCCGCCATCGACGTGTCGGCCGACGACACCGAGACCCTCGAGAAGATCGCCGCGACCGCCATGACCGGCAAGGGCGCGGAGAACGCGAAGGACGTCCTCTCCACCCTCGTCGTCAGCGCAGTCCAGTCCGTCGCCGACGACGACTCCGTCGACACGGACAACGTCAAGGTCGAGAAGGTCACCGGCGGCGCCATCGAGAACTCCGAGCTCATCGAGGGCGTCATCGTCGACAAGACCCGCGTCAGCGAGAACATGCCGTTCGGCGTCGAGGACGCCCGCATCGCCCTCGTCGACGACGGCCTCGAGATCCAGGAGACCGAGATCGACACCGAGGTCAACGTCACCGACCCCGACCAGCTCCAGCAGTTCCTCGACCAGGAAGAGGAGCAGCTCAAGGCGATGGTCGACTCCCTCTCCGAGGCGGGCGCCAACGTCGTCTTCGTCGACGGCGGCATCGACGACATGGCCCAGCACTACCTCGCGAAGGAGGGCATCCTCGCGGTCCGTCGCGTGAAGTCCGACGACTTCACCCGTCTGTCCCGCGCTACGGGCGCCACCCCGGTCTCGAACGTCAAGGAGATCGACGCCGACGACCTCGGTGACGCCGGCAGCGTCGCCCAGAAGGACATCGGCGGCGACGAACGCATCTTCGTCGAGGACGTCGAGGAAGCCAAGAGCGTCACCCTCGTCCTCCGCGGCGGCACCGAGCACGTCGTCGACGAGGTCGAGCGCGCCATCGACGACTCCCTCGGCGTCGTGCGCGTCACCCTCGAGGACGGCAAGGTCCTCCCCGGTGGCGGCGCACCCGAGACCGAACTCGCGATGGAGCTCCGCGACTTCGCCGACTCCGTCGGCGGCCGCGAGCAGCTCGCCGTCGAAGCGTTCGCCGACGCGCTGGAAGTCATCCCGCGCACCCTCGCGGAGAACGCCGGCCACGACCCCATCGACTCCCTCGTGGACCTGCGCTCCCAGCACGACGGCGGCGACAAGGCCGCGGGCCTCGACGCCTACACTGGTGACGTCGTCACGATGACCGACGACGGCGTCGTCGAACCGCTCCGCGTCAAGACCCAGGCCATCGAGTCCGCCACCGAGGCGGCCGTCATGATCCTGCGCATCGACGACGTCATCGCGGCCGGCGACCTCGTCGGTGGCCAGGTCGGCGACGACGACGGCGACGACGGCCCGGCCGGCGGCCCCGGCGGTATGGGCGGCGGCATGGGCGGCATGGGCGGCATGGGCGGCGCGATGTGA
- a CDS encoding tryptophan--tRNA ligase, which translates to MTDDSVTPYAVAGDVDYEKLLARFGADALTDDQRARFPDHPLVRRGLFYAGRDVEEFLAADQQSIVTGIGPSGPMHLGHAMVFYFAKRLQDELGARVYVPLSDDEKYWFRDQTPAETGEYLRENLRDLLAVGFDPELTRFVVDTKDADVVYPLATAFGKDVTYSTLESVYGTPDNVGQGFYPAVQTAHLLLPQLVHGEHETLVPIAVDQDPHVRVSRDVAAKARYPVGKPGALLMQFLPSLGGPGKMSSSEGVAVRLTDDPDTVRRKIRKHAYTGGQSSVEAHREKGGDPEVDVPFQYLSAFFEPDDEELDSIERAYRAGELLSGELKELAADRIVEFLEGHQARRDELGDVEAELAAYRLTEAERERARDAVGFDY; encoded by the coding sequence ATGACAGACGACTCCGTCACGCCGTACGCCGTCGCGGGCGACGTCGACTACGAGAAACTGCTCGCCCGCTTCGGCGCGGACGCACTGACCGACGACCAACGCGCGCGGTTCCCCGACCACCCACTGGTACGCCGTGGCCTGTTCTACGCGGGCCGCGACGTCGAGGAGTTCCTCGCCGCCGACCAGCAGTCCATCGTCACCGGCATCGGTCCCTCGGGCCCGATGCACCTCGGGCACGCGATGGTGTTCTACTTCGCGAAGCGCCTACAGGACGAACTCGGCGCCCGCGTCTACGTCCCGCTGTCGGACGACGAGAAGTACTGGTTCAGGGACCAGACGCCCGCGGAGACCGGCGAGTACCTCCGGGAGAACCTCCGGGACCTGCTCGCGGTCGGCTTCGACCCCGAGTTGACGCGGTTCGTCGTGGACACGAAGGACGCCGACGTCGTCTACCCGCTGGCGACGGCGTTCGGGAAGGACGTCACGTACTCGACGCTGGAGAGCGTGTACGGCACGCCAGACAACGTCGGCCAGGGGTTCTATCCGGCGGTCCAGACGGCCCACCTGCTGTTGCCCCAGCTGGTCCACGGCGAGCACGAGACGCTCGTCCCCATCGCGGTCGACCAGGACCCCCACGTGCGGGTGAGCCGCGACGTCGCCGCGAAAGCCAGATACCCCGTTGGGAAGCCGGGCGCGCTGCTGATGCAGTTCCTCCCGTCCCTCGGTGGTCCGGGGAAGATGAGTTCCAGTGAGGGCGTCGCCGTCCGCCTGACCGACGACCCCGACACCGTCCGGCGGAAGATCCGGAAACACGCCTACACGGGCGGCCAGTCGAGCGTCGAGGCCCACCGCGAGAAGGGCGGGGACCCCGAGGTGGACGTGCCGTTCCAGTACCTCTCGGCGTTCTTCGAACCGGACGACGAGGAACTCGACAGCATCGAGCGAGCGTACCGCGCGGGTGAGTTGCTCTCCGGGGAACTGAAGGAACTCGCCGCCGACCGCATCGTCGAGTTCCTCGAGGGCCACCAGGCGCGACGCGACGAACTCGGGGACGTCGAGGCCGAACTCGCGGCCTACCGGCTCACCGAGGCCGAACGCGAACGCGCGCGGGACGCGGTCGGGTTCGACTACTGA
- a CDS encoding KH domain-containing protein, translating into MKHVKIPQDRIGALIGDGGETLRRIEQAAEVELDVDSQDGSVAIERVGDPVRGMKAPEIVRAIGRGFKPDEALSLLDDDMRMFDTIDIDRAARNDNDLRRKKGRLIGENGRTRELMEELTGANVVIYGSTFGVIGQPNEVDVARSAAEMLLDGAPHGAVYSFLERKRTEELKRQGMDYHEFPG; encoded by the coding sequence ATGAAACACGTGAAGATTCCGCAGGACCGGATCGGTGCGCTGATCGGCGACGGGGGTGAGACGCTCCGCCGGATCGAGCAGGCTGCCGAGGTCGAACTCGATGTCGACTCTCAGGACGGGTCGGTGGCTATCGAGCGGGTCGGCGACCCCGTGCGCGGGATGAAGGCCCCCGAGATCGTGCGGGCCATCGGGCGCGGCTTCAAGCCAGACGAGGCGCTCAGCCTGCTGGACGACGACATGCGGATGTTCGACACCATCGACATCGACCGCGCGGCGCGCAACGACAACGACCTCCGCCGGAAGAAGGGCCGCCTCATCGGCGAGAACGGACGGACGCGGGAGCTGATGGAGGAGCTCACCGGCGCGAACGTCGTCATCTACGGGTCGACGTTCGGCGTCATCGGCCAGCCCAACGAGGTCGACGTCGCCAGGTCGGCCGCCGAGATGCTGCTCGACGGCGCCCCCCACGGTGCGGTGTACTCGTTCCTCGAGCGCAAGCGCACCGAGGAGCTGAAACGCCAGGGGATGGACTACCACGAGTTCCCCGGGTAA
- a CDS encoding winged helix-turn-helix domain-containing protein, whose protein sequence is MNDEATAAVERQPPEAAFALLSNDLRVAMLRALGEAADPLAFSELRERVGEADSGKFNYHLGKLTGNFVTQGDDGYELSLAGRRVYGAILSGQYTADASVDPFEFEGPCPFCGHETLVAEYADERARLYCPDCEVWRNEFSFPPASLDQFERAALPAAFDRWMLATVVKVLQGFCANCGGRVDGTLVPTESDLPMDLAARFECRRCGDELRSSPTLPVLFDPTAVAFFEAHGVDVFADPSWRYFGPDDEFAVSTADGDEPTATVRVALGDDELTATVGPDVRVTDVRVE, encoded by the coding sequence ATGAACGACGAGGCGACGGCAGCGGTCGAGCGCCAGCCACCGGAAGCGGCGTTCGCCCTGCTGTCGAACGACCTCCGGGTGGCGATGCTGCGAGCCCTCGGCGAGGCCGCCGACCCGCTGGCGTTCTCGGAACTGCGCGAGCGTGTCGGCGAGGCCGACTCGGGGAAGTTCAACTACCACCTGGGGAAGCTAACGGGGAACTTCGTCACGCAGGGCGACGACGGCTACGAGCTCTCGCTGGCGGGCCGACGGGTCTACGGCGCCATTCTCTCCGGGCAGTACACCGCCGACGCGTCGGTCGACCCCTTCGAGTTCGAGGGGCCGTGTCCGTTCTGCGGGCACGAGACGCTCGTCGCGGAGTACGCCGACGAGCGGGCGCGGCTGTACTGCCCGGACTGCGAGGTGTGGCGCAACGAGTTCTCGTTCCCGCCGGCGAGCCTCGACCAGTTCGAGCGCGCGGCGCTCCCGGCGGCGTTCGACCGCTGGATGCTCGCGACGGTCGTGAAGGTGCTCCAGGGGTTCTGCGCGAACTGCGGCGGTCGCGTAGACGGCACGCTGGTGCCAACCGAGTCGGACCTGCCGATGGACCTAGCGGCGCGCTTCGAGTGCCGGCGCTGTGGCGACGAACTCCGGTCGTCGCCGACGCTCCCGGTGCTCTTCGACCCGACAGCCGTCGCCTTCTTCGAGGCCCACGGCGTCGACGTCTTCGCCGACCCGTCCTGGCGGTACTTCGGCCCCGACGACGAGTTCGCGGTGTCCACTGCCGACGGCGACGAACCGACCGCGACGGTGCGCGTGGCGCTCGGCGACGACGAACTCACCGCGACCGTCGGGCCGGACGTGCGCGTTACGGACGTCCGCGTCGAGTAG
- a CDS encoding ArsR/SmtB family transcription factor, which produces MSEDAEDAFAAVADELRVRILQALWDAEDPLSFSELRDRVDVRDSGRFNYHLGELRGRFVEQTEDGYELRFAGMKLVTALHSGIYTEDVSVGPAPVDGECVVCGGDLEVHYEDERGRVDCVDCEMAVISTGVPPAFVDGREDDLAAAIDGYVRSTQRKFADGFCPACSGSTTGRLEDGEHGPQMLYTCDRCGGEFQGLVAAAVVDHTEVVAFYHEHGHDVRDIPVWELDWFDDAGWDGDHAVVTVSLDGDELALTVDENLDVVGSERA; this is translated from the coding sequence ATGAGCGAGGACGCCGAGGACGCGTTCGCCGCCGTCGCCGACGAACTTCGCGTCCGCATCCTCCAGGCGCTGTGGGACGCCGAGGACCCGCTGTCGTTCTCGGAGCTGCGGGACCGCGTCGACGTCCGGGACTCGGGCCGGTTCAACTACCACCTCGGGGAGCTCCGGGGGCGGTTCGTCGAGCAAACCGAGGACGGCTACGAACTCCGGTTCGCCGGCATGAAACTCGTCACCGCACTCCACTCCGGCATCTACACCGAGGACGTGTCGGTCGGGCCGGCGCCCGTCGACGGCGAGTGCGTCGTCTGTGGCGGCGACCTCGAAGTCCACTATGAGGATGAACGCGGCCGCGTCGACTGCGTTGACTGCGAGATGGCCGTCATCTCCACTGGCGTCCCCCCGGCGTTTGTCGACGGCCGGGAGGACGATCTCGCGGCGGCCATCGACGGCTACGTCCGGAGCACGCAACGCAAGTTCGCAGACGGGTTCTGCCCGGCGTGCAGCGGCTCGACGACGGGTCGCCTCGAGGACGGCGAGCACGGACCACAGATGCTGTACACCTGCGACCGCTGCGGTGGCGAGTTCCAGGGTCTCGTCGCGGCGGCGGTCGTCGACCACACCGAGGTCGTGGCGTTCTACCACGAGCACGGCCACGACGTTCGGGACATCCCGGTCTGGGAACTCGACTGGTTCGACGACGCCGGGTGGGACGGCGACCACGCGGTCGTCACCGTCTCGCTTGACGGAGACGAACTCGCACTCACCGTCGACGAGAACCTCGACGTCGTGGGCTCGGAACGCGCGTGA
- a CDS encoding MFS transporter, which translates to MRHLLADRNFRRLFVGRLVTNAGDSLYYVAAMWLVWKLTSDPVYTGVAGFLTMGPSALQFLLGPLVDRWDVRRILVGTQAVQAVLVLAIPLAAYTGHLTVWVVLTVMPVLSLLNQFVYPAQSAALPRIVEQEDLVDANSAFSLAYQGVDMVFNATGGILVAVLGAVTLYAVDSVTFLAAAATFAGVRIPPAADAESRAPADASTENVATDGGEPADTEGAAGGYVAELREGFTFLRGTFLVLVLVGSAFVNFGAGAAMAVLPPFAASIGGASAYGALMAAFAAGNLTGALVAGRLDHLPLGRLTIGAFVASGVLFVAAASVAWFPAVLALFGLATVPLGLTNVLLASVVQSAVPESKLGRVSSLLGSASTAAMPVGTLVGGVVASVLWPAAVLAGFGVTVVVLAGYWLVTPRLRRLPRIGDIDTLDRTAET; encoded by the coding sequence ATGCGTCACCTGCTCGCCGACCGGAACTTCCGTCGGCTGTTCGTCGGCCGCCTCGTCACGAACGCCGGGGACAGCCTCTACTACGTCGCCGCGATGTGGCTCGTCTGGAAACTCACCAGCGACCCGGTGTACACCGGTGTCGCCGGGTTCCTCACGATGGGGCCGTCGGCGCTCCAGTTCCTGCTCGGGCCGCTCGTCGACCGCTGGGACGTCCGGCGCATCCTCGTCGGCACCCAGGCCGTTCAGGCCGTCCTCGTGCTCGCCATCCCGCTGGCGGCGTACACTGGCCACCTCACCGTCTGGGTCGTCCTCACCGTGATGCCCGTCCTCTCGCTGCTCAACCAGTTCGTCTACCCCGCCCAGAGCGCCGCCCTCCCCCGCATCGTCGAACAGGAGGACCTCGTCGACGCGAACTCGGCGTTCAGTCTCGCCTACCAGGGCGTCGACATGGTGTTCAACGCCACGGGGGGCATTCTCGTCGCCGTCCTCGGCGCCGTCACGCTCTACGCCGTCGACAGCGTCACGTTCCTCGCGGCCGCCGCTACGTTCGCCGGCGTCCGCATCCCGCCAGCCGCCGACGCGGAGAGCAGAGCGCCCGCGGACGCGTCCACGGAGAACGTCGCCACCGACGGCGGGGAACCCGCCGACACCGAGGGGGCAGCCGGCGGGTACGTCGCCGAACTTCGCGAGGGGTTCACGTTCCTGCGCGGGACGTTCCTCGTACTGGTGCTCGTCGGCTCCGCGTTCGTGAACTTCGGCGCGGGCGCCGCGATGGCCGTACTCCCGCCGTTCGCGGCGTCCATCGGCGGTGCGAGCGCCTACGGCGCGCTGATGGCGGCGTTCGCGGCCGGCAACCTCACCGGCGCGCTCGTCGCCGGGCGCCTCGACCACCTTCCGCTCGGTCGGCTGACCATCGGTGCGTTCGTCGCCAGCGGCGTCCTCTTCGTCGCGGCCGCCAGCGTCGCGTGGTTCCCCGCCGTGCTCGCGCTGTTCGGCCTCGCGACGGTCCCACTCGGCCTCACGAACGTGCTGCTCGCGTCGGTCGTCCAGTCCGCCGTCCCCGAGTCCAAACTCGGGCGCGTATCCAGTCTGCTCGGGAGCGCCTCGACGGCCGCCATGCCGGTCGGCACGCTCGTCGGCGGCGTCGTCGCGAGTGTGCTCTGGCCCGCCGCCGTCCTCGCCGGGTTCGGCGTCACGGTCGTCGTCCTCGCCGGCTACTGGCTGGTGACCCCCCGACTCCGCCGTCTCCCCCGGATCGGCGACATCGACACACTGGACCGAACGGCGGAAACCTGA